One window of the Seriola aureovittata isolate HTS-2021-v1 ecotype China chromosome 22, ASM2101889v1, whole genome shotgun sequence genome contains the following:
- the LOC130163808 gene encoding protein bicaudal D homolog 1-like isoform X2: protein MAAGGAGCGDTVEQYRGEVERLTRELAEANREKIRAAECGLVVLEENQSLKQQYADLEAEQEALRLELEQLQEVGSAGAFGHAYSTQRKVAEDGETNEETLLQESATKEAYYMGRLLELQAELKHSRATASNTQADNEHLSTVLQELRESNEMLELQRSRMREEIREYKFRESRLLQDYTELEEENISLQKLVSTLKQNQVEYEGLKHEIKVLEEETELLNSQLQDALRLKEISDAQLEEALESLKSEREQKKHLRRELVHHLSMCDVAYTGSAHLTFTSAPPSGTATPTTLLSPNTEEPTRCNGHLQGGTGAGPAAGPVPRANGECRGPGRKSEGATTLDLYSEMNLTEIQKLKQHIMTVEREKVTLMTSLQESQTQLQHTQGALTEQYEKGLRLTQKVTALRRLHRRAHSSVISQFNPDALMELGRDEEEAEGEGETGEDKSETLTRSQVFSYQTPGLEIMQCKYRVAVTEVVELKAELKVLRERLAQCEEAAAEERPKRNSQLHKMERQAASLEKSCREGREKISSLELDLQAAQSAANESQGALIAAQDELVMLSEELAQLYHHVCLCNNETPNRVMLDYYRQGRGLRGLSASLKAMSSDNSKVLLTPRLARRLAAVASTTSSPGESRSPSESPSKEPLSREGGGEEKEGDKEGLQMPSEQGPTACTPPTRSPSISASSSSSSSSSPAMEPAGELRKEPMNIYNLNAIIRDQVKHLQRAVDRSLQLSRQRAAARELAPLLDKDKESCMEEILKLKSLLSTKREQIATLRLVLKANKQTAEVALANLKSKYEAEKSMVTDTMMKLRNELKALKEDAATFSSLRAMFATRCDEYVTQLDEMQRQLAAAEDEKKTLNSLLRMAIQQKLALTQRLEDLAFDQEQTHRTRGGRLIRGKTSTPKVSAPSSASASKPAQGSTSALAPGSLPVSGLTSPTSIVPDDPVVPLSPSMVSAATAALASALTSPTSHISHCSPSSPVATSLAGPLVPESPPSLEAPSTPSARTPPSTPLRLAHSQWTLGVRTFVVDSQSFNVNISPTLPRSLGMSRHYTSDTHTTPPPSTTTTTTTTIRPTLPGSAPSSPYRSPNLGLRRSTWSPSPRTRPLSSLTRSSVLYTPSSSSPYSSSYSPSSSHSYSSAYYSSSPAFTPSSSYLASSTSTSYSHSSHYTPLYPRYYSSYRPRH from the exons GCGTTTGGCCACGCCTACTCCACCCAGCGCAAGGTGGCAGAGGATGGGGAGACCAACGAGGAGACGCTGCTGCAGGAGTCTGCCACAAAGGAGGCCTACTACATGGGCCGCCTCCTGGAGCTGCAGGCGGAACTGAAACACAGCCGGGCCACAGCCTCCAACACCCAGGCCGACAACGAGCACCTGAGCACCGTGCTGCAGGAGCTCAGGGAG AGTAACGAGATGCTGGAGCTGCAGCGCAGCCGGATGAGAGAGGAGATCAGGGAATACAAGTTTCGAGAGTCGCGGCTGCTGCAGGACTACacggagctggaggaggagaacatcTCTCTGCAGAAACTGGTGTCAACGCTGAAACAGAATCAG GTGGAATATGAAGGTCTGAAGCACGAGATCAaggtcctggaggaggagacggagctCCTCAACAGCCAGCTGCAGGACGCGCTGCGTTTGAAGGAGATCTCAGACGCCCAGCTGGAGGAAGCTCTGGAGTCTCTGAAGAGCGAGCGTGAGCAGAAGAAACACCTGCGCAGGGAGCTGGTCCACCACCTCAGCATGTGTGACGTGGCTTACACCGGCAGCGCCCACCTGACATTCACCTCTGCCCCGCCCAGCGGCACCGCCACCCCCACAACTCTGCTCTCCCCCAACACAGAGGAGCCGACAAG ATGTAACGGCCACCTCCAGGGCGGGACAGGAGCAGGGCCAGCTGCAGGGCCTGTGCCCAGGGCCAATGGAGAGTGTCGGGGGCCAGGTCGAAAATCTGAGGGAGCGACGACGCTGGACCTCTACAGTGAGATGAACCTGACTGAGATCCAGAAGCTCAAGCAGCACATAATGACA GTGGAGCGTGAGAAAGTAACGCTGATGACGAGCCTGCAGGAGTCCCAGACTCAGCTCCAGCACACCCAGGGGGCCCTGACCGAGCAGTATGAAAAGGGGCTCCGCCTTACCCAGAAAGTCACCGCCCTCCGCCGCCTGCATCGAAGGGCCCACAGCAGTGTCATCTCCCAGTTCAACCCCGACGCCCTGATGGAGCTaggcagagatgaggaggaggctgagggagagggagagactggGGAGGATAAGAGCGAGACACTGACCAGAAGTCAGGTGTTTTCATACCAAACGCCGGGTCTGGAGATCATGCAGTGCAAGTACCGTGTGGCCGTGACAGAGGTGGTGGAGCTAAAGGCGGAGCTGAAGGTCCTCCGTGAAAGGCTGGCTCAGTGTGAGGAGGCGGCGGCGGAGGAGAGGCCGAAACGAAACAGTCAGCTCCACAAGATGGAGAGGCAGGCCGCCTCGTTGGAGAAGAGCTGCCGGGAGGGACGCGAGAAG ATTTCCAGTCTGGAGTTGGATTTGCAGGCAGCTCAGTCCGCAGCCAATGAGAGCCAGGGGGCGCTGATTGCAGCTCAAGACGAGCTGGTGATGCTGAGTGAGGAGCTCGCCCAGCTCTACCATCACGTCTGTCTGTGCAACAATGAGACGCCCAACCGCGTCATGCTGGACTACTACAG ACAAGGCAGAGGGCTCAGGGGCCTCAGTGCCAGTCTCAAAGCCATGTCCTCGGACAACAGCAAAGTTCTCCTCACACCACGCCTTGCCAGGCGGCTGGCCGCTGTCGCTTCCACAACCTCAAGTCCTGGGGAGTCGCGGAGCCCCTCGGAGTCTCCATCCAAAGAGCCCCTGTcgagggagggtggaggggaggagaaggagggagacaaAGAGGGCCTGCAGATGCCATCTGAGCAGGGCCCAACGGCCTGCACCCCTCCAACCCGGTCACCCAGTATCAGTGCctcttcatcgtcatcatcatcatcatcgcctGCCATGGAGCCGGCCGGTGAGCTGCGCAAGGAGCCCATGAATATCTATAACCTCAACGCCATCATCAGAGACCAG gTGAAGCACCTCCAGCGGGCAGTGGACCGGTCTCTGCAGCTGTCcagacagagagctgcagccAGGGAACTGGCCCCTCTGCTGGACAAGGACAAGGAGAGCTGCATGGAGGAGATCCTGAAGCTCAAGTCTCTGCTCAGCACCAAGAGAGAGCAGATAGCCACCCTCAGACTGGTGCTCAAGGCTAACAAACAG ACGGCAGAGGTGGCTCTGGCCAACCTTAAGAGCAAGTATGAGGCAGAGAAGTCCATGGTGACTGACACCATGATGAAGCTAAGGAACGAGCTGAAGGCACTGAAGGAGGACGCCGCCACTTTCTCCTCCCTGCGAGCGATGTTCGCCACCAG ATGTGACGAGTATGTGACCCAGCTGGATGAGATGCAGAGACAGCTGGCAGCAGCTGAGGATGAGAAGAAGACTCTGAACTCCCTCCTCCGGATGGCCATCCAGCAGAAACTGGCCCTTACCCAGCGCCTGGAGGATTTGGCTTTTGATCAAGAGCAGACCCACCGCACCCGTGGGGGCAGGCTGATCCGTGGGAAGACTAGCACCCCCAAAGTAAGTGCCCCGTCCTCGGCTTCGGCCTCCAAGCCAGCCCAAGGCTCCACTTCAGCTTTGGCCCCTGGCAGCCTCCCTGTTTCTGGCCTTACTAGTCCTACATCAATTGTTCCTGATGATCCCGTTGTGCCGCTCAGCCCGTCCATGGTCAGTGCCGCTACTGCAGCCCTAGCTTCAGCTCTTACCTCCCCTACCTCACACATATCCCATTGCAGTCCGTCATCACCAGTGGCCACTTCACTGGCTGGCCCTCTAGTGCCAGAGAGCCCCCCATCTCTGGAGGCCCCCTCCACTCCCTCGGCGCGGACCCCACCCTCAACCCCTCTGAGGCTGGCTCATTCCCAGTGGACCCTGGGGGTGCGGACGTTTGTGGTTGACTCCCAGAGTTTCAATGTCAATATCTCCCCGACTCTGCCCCGTAGCTTGGGGATGTCCAGGCACTAcacttcagacacacacaccactccaccaccatccaccaccaccaccaccaccaccaccatcaggCCCACCCTGCCAGGATCTGCCCCCTCTTCTCCATACCGCTCCCCTAATCTGGGGCTCAGGCGCTCTACGTGGAGCCCCTCACCTCGAACTCGGCCCCTCTCTAGCCTGACACGCTCCTCTGTCCTCTACACTCCTTCCTCGTCCTCCCCTTACTCCTCGTCCtactccccttcctcctcccacaGCTATTCCTCCGCTTATTACAGCTCCTCTCCCGCTTTTACGCCCTCTAGCTCCTACCTCGCCTCTAGCACCTCCACCTCCTACAGCCACTCCTCCCACTACACACCCCTGTACCCCAGATACTACAGTTCTTACCGGCCCCGGCACTGA
- the LOC130163808 gene encoding protein bicaudal D homolog 1-like isoform X7: MAAGGAGCGDTVEQYRGEVERLTRELAEANREKIRAAECGLVVLEENQSLKQQYADLEAEQEALRLELEQLQEAFGHAYSTQRKVAEDGETNEETLLQESATKEAYYMGRLLELQAELKHSRATASNTQADNEHLSTVLQELRESNEMLELQRSRMREEIREYKFRESRLLQDYTELEEENISLQKLVSTLKQNQVEYEGLKHEIKVLEEETELLNSQLQDALRLKEISDAQLEEALESLKSEREQKKHLRRELVHHLSMCDVAYTGSAHLTFTSAPPSGTATPTTLLSPNTEEPTRCNGHLQGGTGAGPAAGPVPRANGECRGPGRKSEGATTLDLYSEMNLTEIQKLKQHIMTVEREKVTLMTSLQESQTQLQHTQGALTEQYEKGLRLTQKVTALRRLHRRAHSSVISQFNPDALMELGRDEEEAEGEGETGEDKSETLTRSQVFSYQTPGLEIMQCKYRVAVTEVVELKAELKVLRERLAQCEEAAAEERPKRNSQLHKMERQAASLEKSCREGREKISSLELDLQAAQSAANESQGALIAAQDELVMLSEELAQLYHHVCLCNNETPNRVMLDYYRQGRGLRGLSASLKAMSSDNSKVLLTPRLARRLAAVASTTSSPGESRSPSESPSKEPLSREGGGEEKEGDKEGLQMPSEQGPTACTPPTRSPSISASSSSSSSSSPAMEPAGELRKEPMNIYNLNAIIRDQVKHLQRAVDRSLQLSRQRAAARELAPLLDKDKESCMEEILKLKSLLSTKREQIATLRLVLKANKQTAEVALANLKSKYEAEKSMVTDTMMKLRNELKALKEDAATFSSLRAMFATRCDEYVTQLDEMQRQLAAAEDEKKTLNSLLRMAIQQKLALTQRLEDLAFDQEQTHRTRGGRLIRGKTSTPKIVSSLLPQWRSSYPPHS; encoded by the exons GCGTTTGGCCACGCCTACTCCACCCAGCGCAAGGTGGCAGAGGATGGGGAGACCAACGAGGAGACGCTGCTGCAGGAGTCTGCCACAAAGGAGGCCTACTACATGGGCCGCCTCCTGGAGCTGCAGGCGGAACTGAAACACAGCCGGGCCACAGCCTCCAACACCCAGGCCGACAACGAGCACCTGAGCACCGTGCTGCAGGAGCTCAGGGAG AGTAACGAGATGCTGGAGCTGCAGCGCAGCCGGATGAGAGAGGAGATCAGGGAATACAAGTTTCGAGAGTCGCGGCTGCTGCAGGACTACacggagctggaggaggagaacatcTCTCTGCAGAAACTGGTGTCAACGCTGAAACAGAATCAG GTGGAATATGAAGGTCTGAAGCACGAGATCAaggtcctggaggaggagacggagctCCTCAACAGCCAGCTGCAGGACGCGCTGCGTTTGAAGGAGATCTCAGACGCCCAGCTGGAGGAAGCTCTGGAGTCTCTGAAGAGCGAGCGTGAGCAGAAGAAACACCTGCGCAGGGAGCTGGTCCACCACCTCAGCATGTGTGACGTGGCTTACACCGGCAGCGCCCACCTGACATTCACCTCTGCCCCGCCCAGCGGCACCGCCACCCCCACAACTCTGCTCTCCCCCAACACAGAGGAGCCGACAAG ATGTAACGGCCACCTCCAGGGCGGGACAGGAGCAGGGCCAGCTGCAGGGCCTGTGCCCAGGGCCAATGGAGAGTGTCGGGGGCCAGGTCGAAAATCTGAGGGAGCGACGACGCTGGACCTCTACAGTGAGATGAACCTGACTGAGATCCAGAAGCTCAAGCAGCACATAATGACA GTGGAGCGTGAGAAAGTAACGCTGATGACGAGCCTGCAGGAGTCCCAGACTCAGCTCCAGCACACCCAGGGGGCCCTGACCGAGCAGTATGAAAAGGGGCTCCGCCTTACCCAGAAAGTCACCGCCCTCCGCCGCCTGCATCGAAGGGCCCACAGCAGTGTCATCTCCCAGTTCAACCCCGACGCCCTGATGGAGCTaggcagagatgaggaggaggctgagggagagggagagactggGGAGGATAAGAGCGAGACACTGACCAGAAGTCAGGTGTTTTCATACCAAACGCCGGGTCTGGAGATCATGCAGTGCAAGTACCGTGTGGCCGTGACAGAGGTGGTGGAGCTAAAGGCGGAGCTGAAGGTCCTCCGTGAAAGGCTGGCTCAGTGTGAGGAGGCGGCGGCGGAGGAGAGGCCGAAACGAAACAGTCAGCTCCACAAGATGGAGAGGCAGGCCGCCTCGTTGGAGAAGAGCTGCCGGGAGGGACGCGAGAAG ATTTCCAGTCTGGAGTTGGATTTGCAGGCAGCTCAGTCCGCAGCCAATGAGAGCCAGGGGGCGCTGATTGCAGCTCAAGACGAGCTGGTGATGCTGAGTGAGGAGCTCGCCCAGCTCTACCATCACGTCTGTCTGTGCAACAATGAGACGCCCAACCGCGTCATGCTGGACTACTACAG ACAAGGCAGAGGGCTCAGGGGCCTCAGTGCCAGTCTCAAAGCCATGTCCTCGGACAACAGCAAAGTTCTCCTCACACCACGCCTTGCCAGGCGGCTGGCCGCTGTCGCTTCCACAACCTCAAGTCCTGGGGAGTCGCGGAGCCCCTCGGAGTCTCCATCCAAAGAGCCCCTGTcgagggagggtggaggggaggagaaggagggagacaaAGAGGGCCTGCAGATGCCATCTGAGCAGGGCCCAACGGCCTGCACCCCTCCAACCCGGTCACCCAGTATCAGTGCctcttcatcgtcatcatcatcatcatcgcctGCCATGGAGCCGGCCGGTGAGCTGCGCAAGGAGCCCATGAATATCTATAACCTCAACGCCATCATCAGAGACCAG gTGAAGCACCTCCAGCGGGCAGTGGACCGGTCTCTGCAGCTGTCcagacagagagctgcagccAGGGAACTGGCCCCTCTGCTGGACAAGGACAAGGAGAGCTGCATGGAGGAGATCCTGAAGCTCAAGTCTCTGCTCAGCACCAAGAGAGAGCAGATAGCCACCCTCAGACTGGTGCTCAAGGCTAACAAACAG ACGGCAGAGGTGGCTCTGGCCAACCTTAAGAGCAAGTATGAGGCAGAGAAGTCCATGGTGACTGACACCATGATGAAGCTAAGGAACGAGCTGAAGGCACTGAAGGAGGACGCCGCCACTTTCTCCTCCCTGCGAGCGATGTTCGCCACCAG ATGTGACGAGTATGTGACCCAGCTGGATGAGATGCAGAGACAGCTGGCAGCAGCTGAGGATGAGAAGAAGACTCTGAACTCCCTCCTCCGGATGGCCATCCAGCAGAAACTGGCCCTTACCCAGCGCCTGGAGGATTTGGCTTTTGATCAAGAGCAGACCCACCGCACCCGTGGGGGCAGGCTGATCCGTGGGAAGACTAGCACCCCCAAA